In the Salinirubrum litoreum genome, one interval contains:
- a CDS encoding sugar phosphate nucleotidyltransferase has product MKAVVLAGGYATRMWPITKDRPKMFLPVGDITIIDTIFEDLEADDRISEVFVSTNEYFADDFRDYIAESDFEKPTLSVEETAEEDEKFGVVGALAQLIDREGVEEDMVVVAGDNLISFDMAEFVDFFQEKDTPALAAYDVGSKERAKSYGLVELDGSRVVNFQEKPEDPNSTLVSIACYAFRAEDLPKFDDYLAEDKNPDEPGWFMQWLQQNGEVNAFTFDGAWYDIGTPESYLDAVEWALDGENHVADGATVENSDLGENVLVLSGSEITDSSLDRSVVFRNATISNCDIRNSIIDEETHLDNLDLSDALIGSHSRIVHDE; this is encoded by the coding sequence ATGAAAGCCGTCGTTCTCGCAGGAGGGTACGCGACCCGGATGTGGCCGATCACGAAGGACCGCCCGAAGATGTTCCTGCCGGTCGGTGACATCACGATCATCGACACCATCTTCGAGGATCTGGAGGCCGACGACCGCATCTCGGAGGTGTTCGTCAGCACCAACGAGTACTTCGCGGACGACTTCCGCGACTACATCGCGGAGAGCGACTTCGAGAAGCCGACCCTGTCGGTCGAGGAGACCGCCGAGGAAGACGAGAAGTTCGGCGTCGTCGGCGCACTCGCGCAACTGATCGACCGCGAGGGCGTCGAGGAGGACATGGTCGTCGTCGCCGGCGACAACCTCATCAGCTTCGACATGGCCGAGTTCGTGGACTTCTTCCAGGAGAAGGACACGCCCGCGCTTGCGGCCTACGACGTCGGGTCGAAGGAGCGAGCGAAGTCCTACGGCCTCGTCGAACTCGACGGCTCCCGCGTCGTCAACTTCCAGGAGAAACCCGAGGACCCGAACAGCACGCTCGTCTCCATCGCCTGCTACGCCTTCCGCGCCGAGGACCTGCCGAAGTTCGACGACTACCTCGCGGAGGACAAGAACCCGGACGAACCGGGCTGGTTCATGCAGTGGCTCCAGCAGAACGGCGAGGTGAACGCCTTCACCTTCGACGGCGCGTGGTACGACATCGGCACGCCCGAGAGCTACCTCGACGCGGTCGAGTGGGCGCTCGACGGCGAGAACCACGTCGCCGACGGTGCGACCGTCGAGAACAGCGATCTGGGCGAGAACGTGCTCGTCCTCTCCGGATCGGAGATCACCGACTCGTCGCTGGATCGGTCGGTCGTCTTCCGGAACGCAACCATCTCGAACTGCGACATCCGGAACTCGATCATCGACGAGGAGACGCACCTCGACAACCTCGATCTGTCGGACGCGCTGATCGGCTCTCACTCCCGGATCGTCCACGACGAGTAA
- a CDS encoding glycoside hydrolase family 13 protein, with translation MTDDLDRVWWKEAVVYQVYPRSFNDTDGDGLGDLAGVVERLDYLDDLGVDVVWLNPVYESPGVDNGYDIADYRAINEQFGSMADLDRLIEGLHDRDMKLIMDLVVNHTSDEHEWFRRSRAGDEDYRDYYWWVESEDEEGNPVPPNNWESFFGGPAWTYDEESGEWYLHIFDTRQPDLNWENPEVRREIKEMITWWLDKGIDGFRMDVINLLSKPEGLPDGTDPEAIVTGADQFVNGPRIHEFLGDVYDEVLAGRDVMTVGEMVDLTVQEAREFLYPEGDGMSMAFNFDHMRLDFGPNGRWDLDDWTLRELKATMSHWQYGLAGRGWNSLYLNNHDEPRMVSRFGDEAYREKSAKLLATLTHTMQGTPFIYQGEEIGMTNYPFESLDEVRDVDTIKNVEVLREEGTVTDDEEIMRLVRHRSRDNARTPMQWTAEEAHAGFTDGEPWIGVNPNYEEINVADARENSDSIWHYYRDLIEMRADEDVLLYGDYDLLLPSHEEIWAYTRTLADETALVVLNFSRGTPRFEPPEGLAGRDAELLIGNYAVPVESVEAFALRPWEARVYRLD, from the coding sequence ATGACCGACGACCTCGACCGCGTGTGGTGGAAGGAGGCGGTCGTCTACCAGGTGTACCCCCGCTCGTTCAACGACACCGACGGCGACGGGCTCGGTGATCTGGCCGGTGTCGTCGAGCGACTCGACTACCTCGACGACCTGGGTGTCGACGTCGTCTGGCTCAACCCCGTCTACGAGTCGCCCGGCGTCGACAACGGCTACGACATCGCCGACTACCGCGCGATCAACGAGCAGTTCGGGTCGATGGCCGACCTGGACCGGCTGATCGAGGGCCTCCACGACCGCGACATGAAGCTCATCATGGACCTCGTGGTGAACCACACCTCCGACGAACACGAGTGGTTCCGGCGCTCGCGGGCGGGCGACGAGGACTACCGCGACTACTACTGGTGGGTCGAGTCGGAAGACGAGGAGGGGAACCCGGTGCCGCCGAACAACTGGGAGTCCTTCTTCGGCGGGCCGGCGTGGACCTACGACGAGGAGAGCGGCGAGTGGTACCTCCACATCTTCGACACCCGGCAACCCGATCTGAACTGGGAGAACCCCGAGGTGCGCCGGGAGATCAAGGAGATGATCACGTGGTGGCTCGACAAGGGCATCGACGGCTTCCGGATGGACGTGATCAACCTGCTGTCGAAGCCCGAGGGCCTGCCCGACGGCACCGACCCGGAGGCCATCGTCACCGGGGCGGACCAGTTCGTCAACGGCCCGCGCATCCACGAGTTCCTCGGCGACGTGTACGACGAGGTCCTCGCGGGCCGGGACGTGATGACCGTCGGCGAGATGGTCGACCTCACGGTACAGGAGGCGCGCGAGTTCCTCTACCCCGAGGGCGACGGGATGAGCATGGCGTTCAACTTCGACCACATGCGACTCGACTTCGGCCCGAACGGTCGCTGGGACCTGGACGACTGGACGCTCCGGGAACTGAAGGCGACGATGTCCCACTGGCAGTACGGCCTGGCGGGCCGTGGCTGGAACTCGCTGTACCTCAACAACCACGACGAACCCCGGATGGTCTCGCGGTTCGGCGACGAGGCGTACCGGGAGAAGTCCGCGAAACTGCTCGCCACCCTCACCCACACGATGCAGGGGACGCCGTTCATCTACCAGGGCGAGGAGATCGGGATGACGAACTACCCCTTCGAGTCGCTCGACGAGGTGCGGGACGTGGACACGATCAAGAACGTCGAAGTCCTGCGCGAGGAGGGGACCGTCACCGACGACGAGGAGATCATGCGCCTCGTCCGTCACCGCAGTCGTGACAACGCCCGGACCCCGATGCAGTGGACCGCCGAGGAGGCCCACGCCGGCTTCACCGACGGCGAGCCGTGGATCGGTGTCAACCCGAACTACGAGGAGATCAACGTCGCGGACGCCCGCGAGAACTCGGACTCCATCTGGCACTACTACCGCGATCTGATCGAGATGCGCGCCGACGAGGACGTGCTCCTGTACGGCGACTACGACCTGCTACTCCCCTCGCACGAGGAGATCTGGGCGTACACCAGAACGTTGGCGGACGAGACCGCGCTGGTCGTCCTGAACTTCTCGCGCGGGACGCCCCGGTTCGAACCCCCGGAAGGACTGGCCGGCAGAGACGCGGAGTTGTTGATCGGCAACTACGCGGTCCCCGTGGAGTCGGTCGAGGCGTTCGCTCTCAGGCCGTGGGAGGCGCGGGTGTACCGACTGGACTGA
- a CDS encoding D-2-hydroxyacid dehydrogenase — protein sequence MPTDIAVLRQKIHGMSADHYAETLRTRLAEHPTLADTTVSLASTPAEERELLQEATVATGFNIDADLLDETDLDLFACVFAGTGHLPIDALAAHDVAVTNASGVHAPNISEHVLGAMLSFARGFPTGWRQKRERRWRSYPTTELTGSTVTVIGLGAIGQAVVDKLDAFDVHTVGVRYTPEKESPTDEVVGFDDPAGIHDALARSEYVAVAAPLTDATEGLLDADAFKTMRPDSVLINVGRGPIVDTDALVSALQSNAIRGAALDVTDPEPLPQDHELWNFDDVLITPHNAGHTPQYWERLTDILVENLETADETGAFENLQNQVI from the coding sequence ATGCCGACCGACATCGCGGTCCTACGACAGAAGATCCACGGGATGTCCGCCGACCACTACGCCGAGACGCTCCGCACCCGACTCGCCGAGCACCCGACGCTCGCCGACACGACCGTCTCGCTCGCGAGCACGCCCGCCGAGGAGCGTGAACTCCTCCAGGAGGCGACGGTCGCCACCGGGTTCAACATCGACGCGGACCTGCTGGACGAGACCGACCTGGACCTGTTCGCCTGCGTCTTCGCCGGGACCGGCCACCTCCCGATAGACGCACTCGCGGCCCACGACGTGGCGGTGACGAACGCCTCGGGCGTCCACGCGCCGAACATCTCCGAGCACGTCCTCGGCGCGATGCTCTCTTTCGCCCGTGGGTTCCCGACCGGGTGGCGACAGAAACGGGAGCGACGGTGGCGCTCCTACCCGACGACCGAACTGACCGGGTCGACCGTCACGGTGATCGGACTCGGGGCTATCGGGCAGGCGGTCGTCGACAAGTTGGACGCCTTCGACGTCCACACGGTCGGGGTGCGGTACACACCGGAGAAGGAGTCGCCGACGGACGAGGTGGTCGGCTTCGACGATCCGGCCGGCATCCACGACGCGCTGGCGAGAAGCGAGTACGTCGCAGTCGCCGCGCCCCTGACCGACGCGACCGAGGGCCTGCTGGACGCGGACGCGTTCAAGACGATGCGGCCCGACTCGGTGCTGATCAACGTCGGCAGAGGCCCGATCGTCGACACCGACGCGCTGGTCTCGGCACTCCAGTCGAACGCCATCCGGGGGGCCGCACTCGACGTGACCGACCCAGAACCGCTCCCGCAGGACCACGAACTGTGGAACTTCGACGACGTGCTGATCACGCCACACAACGCCGGCCACACGCCGCAGTACTGGGAGCGCCTGACAGACATCCTCGTCGAGAACCTGGAGACCGCCGACGAGACCGGCGCGTTCGAGAACCTGCAGAACCAGGTGATCTGA
- a CDS encoding methytransferase partner Trm112, with protein MRESLMDIICCPMDKHDLDLEIDEQDGDEIMEGRLVCTECGEVYPIEDGIPNLLPPDMRDEAAA; from the coding sequence ATGAGAGAGTCCCTGATGGACATCATCTGCTGTCCGATGGACAAACACGATCTCGACCTGGAGATCGACGAACAGGACGGCGACGAGATCATGGAGGGTCGACTCGTCTGCACCGAGTGCGGCGAGGTGTACCCCATCGAGGACGGCATCCCGAACCTCCTGCCGCCGGACATGCGCGACGAAGCCGCCGCGTAG
- a CDS encoding DUF7524 family protein has protein sequence MSELSVSLNRERLHRVETVDSFETDGPFDVILDNHGEAVHVHLHLDDDLSRAATLSAGNHYVQRGATKRVHVRARTGDEPIQGKLKVVTGYGSESAYVDVTINPASPQKSPVQVDESLGKPKAAQQSAEAGRSAGTASADADGTETADGGTRQIAVADFLPRRSDLPVLAFGLVAILLAAAVGAVIGGSATVFAVGVVVGAVLSALVFVLR, from the coding sequence GTGTCCGAACTGTCCGTCTCGCTGAACAGAGAACGCCTCCACCGAGTCGAGACGGTGGACAGCTTCGAGACCGACGGTCCATTCGACGTGATCCTCGACAACCACGGCGAGGCGGTCCACGTCCACCTCCACCTGGACGACGACCTCTCGCGGGCCGCGACCCTCTCGGCCGGCAACCACTACGTCCAGCGCGGCGCGACCAAGCGGGTCCACGTCCGCGCTCGTACCGGCGACGAACCGATCCAGGGGAAACTGAAGGTCGTCACGGGCTACGGCTCCGAGTCTGCCTACGTGGACGTGACGATCAACCCGGCCAGCCCACAGAAGTCGCCGGTACAGGTGGACGAATCTCTGGGCAAGCCGAAGGCGGCCCAGCAGTCCGCCGAAGCGGGGCGGTCCGCCGGCACCGCGTCGGCCGACGCCGACGGGACCGAGACGGCAGACGGCGGGACGCGACAGATCGCGGTCGCCGACTTCCTCCCGCGTCGGAGCGACCTGCCGGTGCTCGCGTTCGGTCTCGTCGCCATTCTCCTCGCGGCGGCGGTCGGCGCGGTGATCGGTGGCTCCGCGACCGTCTTCGCGGTCGGTGTCGTCGTCGGTGCGGTCCTCTCGGCGCTGGTGTTCGTCCTGCGGTGA
- a CDS encoding bacteriorhodopsin: MATPTPGLEATALWVGTAGMTLGTLYFLWRGRGVSDRKAQEFYIITIFITAIAAVSYFAMATGYGLIEVNVAGLGTLDIYWARYADWLFTTPLLLLDLALLVNAKRNTIYTLIGLDVLMISTGLAGALATEGQLFRIFWWAISTGAFVVLLYYLLRTLTREAATRDPETAKLFGQLRNLVIVLWSLYPVVWLLGTESGLAIIGLGVETAAFAVLDLTAKVGFGLVLLRSRAILGTDEGREMDEATEEADLTGDAAV; the protein is encoded by the coding sequence ATGGCAACACCAACACCGGGGTTAGAAGCGACTGCGTTGTGGGTCGGCACGGCCGGGATGACACTCGGCACACTCTACTTCCTCTGGCGGGGCCGTGGCGTCTCCGACCGGAAGGCACAGGAGTTCTACATCATCACGATCTTCATCACGGCTATCGCGGCCGTCTCGTACTTCGCGATGGCGACCGGCTACGGGTTGATCGAGGTGAACGTGGCCGGTCTCGGCACGCTCGACATCTACTGGGCGAGATACGCCGACTGGCTGTTCACCACGCCACTGCTCCTGCTCGATCTGGCGCTGTTGGTCAACGCCAAGCGGAACACCATCTACACGCTGATCGGACTGGACGTGCTGATGATCTCGACCGGCCTGGCGGGTGCGCTGGCGACAGAGGGGCAACTGTTCCGGATCTTCTGGTGGGCGATCAGCACGGGCGCGTTCGTCGTCCTGCTGTACTACCTGCTCCGGACCCTGACCCGCGAGGCTGCGACCCGCGACCCCGAGACTGCGAAGCTGTTCGGACAGCTTCGCAACCTCGTGATCGTGCTGTGGTCGCTGTACCCCGTGGTCTGGCTCCTCGGCACCGAGAGTGGCCTGGCGATAATCGGTCTGGGCGTCGAGACGGCCGCGTTCGCGGTACTCGACCTGACGGCGAAGGTCGGCTTCGGGCTGGTTCTCCTCCGGAGCCGCGCCATCCTCGGCACCGACGAGGGCCGGGAGATGGACGAGGCGACGGAGGAAGCCGACCTGACCGGCGACGCGGCCGTCTGA
- a CDS encoding diphthine--ammonia ligase — translation MTTSEGEWVSLFSGGKDSSWALYRALEDGLNVTRLLTVHPEGDSYMYHTPATHLTALVAESVGIDLIEVEPGELDAEGTRDSGAQGDSELEPLEAALRELQDDIDIAGVTAGAVESEFQTNRIRAMCDRLGIDLFAPLWQEDPRELADAMLDAGFEILIVQVAAHGLDESWLGRTLDHEALAELEDLHDEYGVHLLGEGGEFETLVTDAPHMSRKLELEYETVWEGTRGYLEITDARLGE, via the coding sequence ATGACGACGAGCGAGGGCGAGTGGGTCAGTCTCTTCTCGGGCGGGAAGGACTCCTCGTGGGCGCTGTACCGCGCCCTGGAGGATGGCCTGAACGTCACGCGACTCCTGACGGTCCACCCCGAGGGCGACTCGTACATGTACCACACGCCGGCCACGCATCTCACGGCGCTGGTCGCCGAGAGCGTCGGCATCGACCTGATCGAGGTCGAACCGGGCGAACTCGACGCCGAGGGCACCCGGGACTCGGGCGCGCAGGGTGACTCGGAACTGGAACCGCTCGAAGCCGCCCTGCGGGAGTTGCAGGACGACATCGACATCGCGGGCGTGACGGCCGGCGCGGTGGAGAGCGAGTTCCAGACGAACCGGATTCGGGCGATGTGCGACCGCCTCGGCATCGACCTCTTTGCGCCACTCTGGCAGGAGGACCCCCGCGAACTGGCCGACGCGATGCTCGACGCCGGCTTCGAGATTCTGATCGTGCAGGTCGCCGCGCACGGACTCGACGAGTCGTGGCTCGGCCGGACGCTGGATCACGAGGCGCTGGCGGAGTTGGAGGACCTGCACGACGAGTACGGCGTCCACCTGCTCGGTGAGGGCGGGGAGTTCGAGACGCTCGTGACCGACGCGCCGCACATGAGTCGAAAGCTGGAACTGGAGTACGAGACGGTGTGGGAAGGGACGCGCGGCTATCTGGAGATCACCGACGCGCGACTCGGCGAGTAG
- a CDS encoding MFS transporter gives MARTPPRQQALIALSATSRFGSGALMGTALAVYIGEIGSPFAVSLVFPAYFVGLMLFAPVWGAVADVTGRRRAVLVGTGVGATLAVLPLTLVGGIYAPIGLRALYAAFAAGFSPVMLAVASQRGGDEGRGREVGFFNSARAMGFTAGQLTVGALLGLLVPDALYLVIAGISLVSTVTVALVADPAAGSDSGPAADEDVSLSAVVAAVRRRLLPSVGERAHLRQNGLRWLYVALALRNMTVLGVMSLMPVFLTDRLGLSAFWMGVVLAINPGGQVVCMYLFGRVADAVGRKSLIVGGMGGSAAFALVAASATLPASQVTRLAVAAGAFVLIAAAFSAMTTGALAFIGDVAPTNRESELMGLRDTAKGVGGVFGPPLLGGLATVASYETAFAAGSVLALTATVLVGGALVETRTVGGGLAASSD, from the coding sequence GTGGCTCGGACGCCCCCCAGACAGCAGGCCCTGATCGCGCTCTCCGCGACCAGTCGGTTCGGTAGCGGCGCGTTGATGGGCACCGCCCTCGCGGTCTACATCGGCGAGATCGGCAGTCCCTTCGCGGTCAGTCTCGTCTTCCCGGCGTACTTCGTCGGCCTGATGCTGTTCGCCCCGGTCTGGGGCGCGGTCGCGGACGTGACCGGTCGCCGGCGGGCGGTGCTCGTCGGCACCGGCGTCGGCGCGACGCTCGCGGTGCTCCCCTTGACGCTCGTCGGCGGCATCTACGCCCCGATCGGCCTCCGGGCGCTGTACGCCGCGTTCGCGGCCGGGTTCTCGCCGGTGATGCTCGCGGTCGCCAGCCAGCGCGGCGGTGACGAGGGGCGCGGCAGGGAGGTCGGCTTCTTCAACAGCGCGCGGGCGATGGGCTTCACCGCCGGTCAGTTGACGGTCGGGGCACTGCTCGGTCTCCTCGTCCCGGACGCGCTGTACCTCGTGATCGCGGGGATCAGCCTCGTCTCGACGGTGACGGTCGCACTCGTCGCCGACCCGGCGGCCGGGTCCGACTCCGGTCCCGCCGCCGACGAGGACGTCTCGCTGTCGGCGGTCGTCGCGGCGGTCCGCCGCCGACTCCTGCCGAGTGTCGGCGAACGCGCCCACCTCCGGCAGAACGGTCTGCGGTGGCTCTACGTCGCACTGGCGCTCCGGAACATGACCGTCCTCGGCGTGATGAGTCTGATGCCGGTGTTCCTGACCGACCGACTGGGGCTGTCGGCGTTCTGGATGGGCGTCGTGCTGGCGATCAACCCCGGCGGGCAGGTGGTCTGTATGTACCTGTTCGGGCGGGTCGCCGACGCGGTCGGGCGGAAGTCGCTGATCGTCGGCGGGATGGGCGGCAGTGCGGCCTTCGCGCTGGTGGCCGCGAGTGCGACGCTCCCCGCCTCGCAGGTGACACGACTCGCAGTCGCGGCCGGCGCGTTCGTGTTGATCGCGGCCGCGTTCTCGGCGATGACGACCGGCGCGCTGGCGTTCATCGGCGACGTGGCACCGACGAACCGGGAGTCGGAGCTGATGGGGTTGCGAGACACGGCGAAGGGGGTCGGCGGGGTCTTCGGTCCGCCACTGCTCGGTGGGCTGGCGACGGTGGCGAGTTACGAGACCGCCTTCGCGGCCGGGAGCGTGCTGGCGTTGACGGCGACCGTGCTGGTCGGGGGGGCGCTCGTCGAGACGCGGACCGTCGGCGGCGGCCTCGCGGCCTCGTCCGACTGA
- a CDS encoding DR2241 family protein: MNDRQFEALHEAVRAEPVEFDGLHAAYDPDSGDEESAYRLATPDGEWADLSESEFRERAESNPWYVSNWYFWERHLDGRSPARRAFLRRLEAADHHTVEERYEALSGGAEAVGESDATGAEPAGMVTEWGQLRIVATLGADGTRLYHLRHHADADAPLTDLDVHTDPLDARRLTKFDDRGRYRPLKTAPSLPTGWAFTDLRAGDLLSAMDAIYPATVENWYREEAGDLDVTHWSETAERQTGIYGIIDELDREGVEWIAESCCVDSQCLKRREWQFAEGDELSADGGTGVFPCREPCSLVVAAARKWTTLEREEEREYTFHLTPSEKEQIEEIVDSVAEGEVDDIREADVYEGANRYRARFLRAKRMDDHGNLGGVPTEPDDHEEHHEDEHADHEDDEDDHDAGDDHGEDDHDAGDDHDEGDDAHETHDADASDDQ; the protein is encoded by the coding sequence ATGAACGACAGACAGTTCGAGGCACTCCACGAGGCGGTACGGGCCGAACCAGTCGAGTTCGACGGCCTGCACGCCGCCTACGACCCCGACAGCGGCGACGAGGAGTCGGCGTACCGTCTCGCCACGCCGGACGGCGAGTGGGCCGACCTCTCGGAGAGCGAGTTCCGCGAGCGTGCCGAGTCGAACCCGTGGTACGTCTCCAACTGGTACTTCTGGGAACGCCACCTCGACGGGCGCAGTCCGGCCCGCAGGGCGTTCCTCCGGAGACTGGAGGCGGCCGACCACCACACCGTCGAGGAGCGGTACGAGGCCCTCTCAGGCGGGGCCGAGGCGGTCGGCGAGTCGGACGCGACCGGCGCGGAACCGGCCGGCATGGTCACCGAGTGGGGCCAACTCCGCATCGTCGCCACGCTCGGCGCGGACGGAACACGGCTCTACCACCTCCGGCACCACGCTGACGCCGACGCGCCACTGACCGACCTCGACGTCCACACCGACCCACTCGACGCGCGCCGACTGACGAAGTTCGACGACCGGGGACGCTACCGACCGCTGAAGACCGCGCCATCGCTCCCGACCGGGTGGGCGTTCACCGACCTGCGGGCGGGCGATCTCCTGTCGGCGATGGACGCCATCTACCCCGCGACGGTCGAGAACTGGTACCGCGAGGAGGCGGGCGACCTCGACGTGACTCACTGGTCCGAGACGGCCGAGCGTCAGACGGGAATCTACGGGATCATCGACGAACTCGACCGCGAGGGTGTCGAGTGGATCGCCGAGAGCTGTTGTGTCGACTCGCAGTGTCTGAAGCGCCGCGAGTGGCAGTTCGCCGAGGGCGACGAGTTGTCGGCGGACGGCGGCACCGGGGTCTTCCCGTGTCGGGAACCCTGCTCGCTCGTCGTCGCGGCCGCCCGGAAGTGGACGACGCTCGAACGCGAGGAGGAGAGAGAGTACACCTTCCACCTGACGCCCTCCGAGAAGGAGCAGATCGAGGAGATCGTCGACTCGGTCGCCGAGGGCGAGGTCGACGACATCCGCGAGGCCGACGTGTACGAGGGCGCGAATCGCTACCGTGCGCGGTTCCTCCGGGCGAAGCGGATGGACGACCACGGCAACCTCGGCGGCGTGCCGACCGAACCGGACGACCACGAGGAACACCACGAAGACGAACACGCGGACCACGAGGACGACGAGGACGACCACGACGCTGGCGACGATCACGGCGAGGACGACCACGACGCTGGCGACGATCACGACGAAGGCGACGACGCACACGAGACGCACGACGCGGACGCCAGCGACGACCAGTAG
- a CDS encoding sodium-dependent transporter: MERWSSRLGFLLSATAAAVGLGNVWRFAAVVGTNGGGAYLVPYLLSAFLLALPLLVLEISVGRRLRADVVSAFRRVRPEFAPLGWLVVVLVALVVSYYLVVTGWTLAFLVAAVGGVDLTFTSLTATYWPVPAFLVSTLVAGVVVGLGVRGGIERMATVVMPVILVVLLGLLAYGATLPGFGAGVRFLFEPDFSVWSDPLLWSAAFGQVFFSLSVGQGIMLTYGSYLDPETNVPESALLVTVADIGVALLAGLVIFPIVFSFGLEPASGSELAFTTLPRAFAAMPGGRLVAVAFFGLLFVAAVSSAVSILEVVVAAVVGRSERSRARTTAGVLGLIALAGLPSALSYTPARAAVFGQPVLDLLDETVGTLGLPISAVVVAVVFTWFVDRETLGRELGTGWLGRFLLVSTKYATPAVLLLVTAATLLAGEDGVLAGRVPELGTFDAVGAVVGVLAVAVAVWSVLQLRGRQS; encoded by the coding sequence ATGGAACGGTGGTCCTCGCGACTCGGCTTTCTCCTCTCGGCGACGGCGGCGGCGGTCGGGCTCGGCAACGTCTGGCGGTTCGCGGCGGTCGTCGGCACCAACGGCGGGGGTGCGTACCTCGTCCCGTACCTGCTCTCGGCGTTCCTCCTGGCGCTCCCGCTGCTCGTGTTGGAGATCAGCGTCGGGCGTCGCCTCCGGGCCGACGTGGTCTCGGCGTTCAGACGCGTCCGCCCCGAGTTCGCTCCCCTCGGGTGGCTCGTCGTCGTCCTCGTCGCGCTGGTCGTGAGCTACTACCTCGTCGTCACCGGCTGGACGCTCGCGTTTCTGGTCGCGGCGGTGGGGGGTGTCGATCTGACGTTCACGAGTCTGACGGCCACCTACTGGCCCGTCCCGGCGTTTCTCGTCTCGACGCTCGTGGCGGGCGTGGTCGTCGGACTCGGCGTCAGAGGCGGCATCGAGCGCATGGCGACGGTCGTGATGCCCGTCATCCTCGTCGTTCTACTCGGCCTGCTGGCGTACGGGGCCACGCTTCCGGGGTTCGGTGCAGGTGTTCGCTTCCTGTTCGAACCGGACTTCTCGGTGTGGAGCGATCCACTCCTCTGGAGTGCGGCGTTCGGACAGGTGTTCTTCTCGCTGTCGGTCGGGCAGGGGATCATGCTCACGTACGGCAGTTACCTCGATCCGGAGACGAACGTCCCCGAGTCGGCGCTGCTCGTCACGGTCGCGGACATCGGCGTCGCTCTGCTCGCCGGCCTGGTGATCTTCCCCATCGTCTTCTCGTTCGGGCTGGAACCGGCGTCGGGGTCGGAACTGGCGTTCACGACGCTCCCGCGTGCCTTCGCGGCGATGCCCGGTGGCCGACTCGTCGCGGTCGCGTTCTTCGGCCTGCTGTTCGTCGCCGCCGTCAGTTCGGCGGTGTCGATCCTGGAGGTCGTCGTCGCGGCGGTCGTCGGTCGGTCGGAACGCTCGCGGGCCCGGACGACCGCCGGCGTCCTGGGCCTGATCGCGCTCGCGGGACTCCCCTCTGCGCTGAGTTACACGCCCGCTCGCGCCGCCGTCTTCGGGCAACCGGTGCTCGACCTGCTGGACGAGACGGTCGGGACGTTGGGGCTACCGATCAGTGCCGTCGTCGTCGCTGTCGTGTTCACGTGGTTCGTCGATAGGGAGACGCTCGGTCGGGAACTCGGGACGGGGTGGCTCGGCAGGTTCCTGCTCGTCTCCACGAAGTACGCGACGCCGGCGGTGTTGCTCCTGGTGACTGCGGCGACGTTACTCGCCGGCGAGGACGGCGTGCTGGCCGGGCGCGTGCCGGAACTCGGGACGTTCGACGCGGTCGGTGCGGTCGTCGGTGTGCTGGCCGTCGCGGTCGCGGTCTGGTCCGTCCTGCAACTCCGAGGCCGCCAGTCCTGA